The proteins below are encoded in one region of Fibrella aestuarina BUZ 2:
- a CDS encoding GumC family protein produces MSELSKTLGLLGPFVRGLPFTILVMAIALFLAGRYLQYATPMYDSMAKIKLADVNEGAPSANLYKDFDVFVNANKILAEVELLKSNVLLTKALSTLDLAVSIYRVGSLRKTDLYGQSPVRITAALSNPKLYNQVFGLAIRRDTLLTITLPGGKTLQGKLNQILTFDDGTLFIGRNDALLAKRPNLVINDRFEFIVRSQENVVESVVGDLDVMAVDKDIPVLRISYKSPVPQKAADVVNGIAAAYIADGVNDRFRAADTTSGFLAKELKAYQDRLSASERAIEAYRNNKNIINIRQETETDLRKISDLKKQLSSVHMNMLAIDSLSRSIRQHPDFLKTAPNFEAFTDLLSTEIIKKMKQLQGDRRELLVRYTPDHEKVRLLDTQMNDLADYMRESINNTLTNLRIKHRDLSETISEAEATFIGLPTKEKTMTVLERNFSLDEQIYRFLHQKRTEADIARAATISFHRVITEGKVATKPISPNPMLTKVLAGFLSLLFSVLIIYGVHFMKARVNSVTLIQKNSETPVAAAVPFLAKPTQAQLLFRQWALHMDLKQRLESGAVVVVSSFDSQEGKRTITRGLVQAMTNLGKSVLVVDADGTMTAGIDQPDVTYVDLPQVDEHWQRPITWQPLLNAWRNQFDVIVVKNAPLAQESAAAMLMASATLNLLLLDSRRTRQNRILEADLLKENLHLPPMEFVLNRAGYTPSIFREAFQFLRKLGRRRPAQPKPKALPA; encoded by the coding sequence ATGTCGGAGCTATCAAAAACGCTGGGGCTGCTGGGGCCATTTGTGCGCGGCCTGCCCTTCACCATCCTGGTTATGGCCATCGCGCTGTTTCTGGCAGGCCGGTACCTGCAATACGCGACGCCCATGTATGACAGCATGGCGAAGATTAAGCTGGCCGACGTAAACGAGGGGGCTCCCAGCGCCAACCTCTACAAAGATTTCGACGTGTTTGTCAATGCCAACAAGATTCTGGCCGAGGTCGAACTGCTGAAGTCGAACGTGCTGCTGACCAAAGCCCTGTCGACCCTCGATCTGGCCGTGAGCATCTACCGGGTTGGTAGCCTGCGCAAAACCGATCTGTATGGGCAGTCGCCGGTGCGGATCACGGCGGCCCTGTCCAACCCCAAGCTCTATAACCAGGTGTTTGGGCTGGCGATCCGGCGCGACACGCTGCTGACGATCACGTTGCCGGGCGGAAAAACCCTTCAGGGCAAACTCAACCAGATTCTCACCTTCGACGACGGCACGCTCTTCATCGGACGCAACGATGCCCTGCTGGCCAAACGGCCGAATCTGGTCATCAACGACCGGTTCGAATTCATTGTCCGCAGTCAGGAAAACGTGGTGGAGTCGGTGGTGGGTGATCTCGACGTGATGGCCGTCGACAAAGACATTCCGGTGCTGCGCATCAGCTACAAAAGTCCGGTGCCTCAGAAAGCCGCCGACGTGGTGAACGGCATTGCGGCGGCTTACATCGCCGACGGTGTCAACGACCGTTTCCGGGCCGCCGACACCACCTCTGGTTTTCTGGCTAAAGAGCTGAAAGCCTACCAGGACCGGCTGTCGGCCAGCGAACGGGCCATCGAAGCTTACCGTAACAACAAAAACATCATCAACATCCGGCAGGAAACCGAAACCGACCTGCGCAAAATTTCGGACCTGAAAAAACAGCTGTCGAGCGTCCACATGAATATGCTGGCCATCGACAGCCTGAGCCGCTCCATCCGGCAGCATCCCGATTTCCTCAAAACGGCACCCAACTTCGAGGCCTTCACCGACCTGCTGTCGACGGAGATCATCAAGAAAATGAAGCAGTTGCAGGGCGACCGCCGCGAGTTGCTGGTGCGCTACACCCCCGACCACGAGAAGGTGCGGCTGCTGGACACGCAGATGAACGACCTCGCCGACTACATGCGCGAGAGCATCAACAACACGCTCACCAACCTGAGAATCAAACACCGCGACCTGAGCGAAACCATCAGCGAAGCCGAGGCCACGTTTATCGGGTTGCCCACCAAGGAAAAAACCATGACGGTGCTGGAACGCAACTTCAGCCTCGACGAACAGATTTACCGGTTTCTGCACCAGAAGCGCACCGAAGCCGATATTGCCCGGGCGGCGACCATTTCGTTTCACCGGGTCATTACGGAAGGCAAGGTGGCCACGAAGCCCATCTCGCCCAACCCCATGCTTACCAAGGTGCTGGCAGGCTTCCTGAGCCTGCTGTTCAGCGTGCTGATCATCTACGGCGTGCATTTTATGAAAGCGCGGGTGAACTCCGTAACCCTTATTCAGAAAAACTCCGAAACGCCCGTTGCCGCTGCCGTTCCGTTTCTGGCCAAACCCACGCAGGCGCAGTTGCTCTTCCGGCAGTGGGCGCTGCACATGGACCTTAAACAACGCCTCGAATCGGGCGCGGTGGTGGTGGTCTCGTCGTTTGACAGTCAGGAAGGCAAGCGAACCATCACCCGCGGGCTGGTGCAGGCCATGACCAACCTGGGCAAATCGGTGCTGGTGGTTGATGCCGACGGCACCATGACGGCGGGCATCGACCAGCCCGACGTGACGTATGTCGATCTGCCGCAGGTCGACGAGCACTGGCAACGGCCCATCACCTGGCAACCGCTGCTCAACGCCTGGCGCAACCAGTTCGACGTGATCGTGGTCAAAAATGCGCCCCTCGCGCAGGAGTCGGCGGCGGCGATGCTGATGGCCTCGGCCACGCTGAACCTGCTGCTGCTCGACAGCCGACGTACCCGGCAAAACCGGATTCTGGAGGCCGATCTGCTCAAGGAGAACCTGCACCTGCCCCCCATGGAGTTTGTGCTCAACCGGGCGGGCTACACGCCATCGATCTTCCGCGAGGCGTTCCAGTTTTTGCGGAAGCTGGGCCGACGCCGCCCCGCTCAACCCAAACCCAAAGCCCTGCCCGCATGA
- a CDS encoding lipopolysaccharide biosynthesis protein: MIAQRIQRELASQKGLVLADQVVVSGSAFLTNLLLARALGAVAYGQFSAVVLCQLFLLSVQQAVGSGIYPIVWANLAPPLRKRYTDGLLYAQLGWLLGLAGLGTLATQLPFFLTGYETGLLVAAGIGTGLYLLQDFLRKLLLTQQRAGRALLLDGLTNAGQLLLLGGSHWLGTLSLLSALWIVGLTFLPSVALGLVGLRPGRFRVASLTLVGQHHRQQGGWMLLSALTQWLAGNFFVLAAGWWLGAAALGALRLAQYIFGLLNVLLQALESYVLPRAAQLAPTPDALITYLRRVLLKSLLGFGPILLLLTIGAEPLLTFAGGADYRAFAYVMYGLTAVYVLVVSSYPIRLLLRVRQLNRHYFVGYALATLGSLSTASWLIGNYGLAGVLAGLFLTQVILLAYWLLVLQHNGLSPWKSFTLFSARPIRPE, from the coding sequence ATGATCGCGCAACGCATCCAACGCGAACTAGCGTCTCAAAAAGGGCTGGTCCTGGCAGACCAGGTCGTTGTTAGCGGCTCGGCCTTCCTGACCAACCTATTGCTGGCCCGGGCGCTGGGCGCCGTAGCCTACGGCCAGTTTTCGGCGGTGGTGCTGTGCCAGTTGTTTCTGCTGTCGGTGCAACAGGCGGTGGGCAGCGGCATCTACCCCATCGTTTGGGCTAACCTCGCCCCGCCCCTTCGCAAACGCTACACCGACGGGCTGCTCTACGCCCAACTGGGCTGGCTGCTTGGGCTGGCCGGGCTGGGTACGTTGGCGACGCAACTGCCCTTCTTTCTTACCGGCTACGAGACGGGCCTGCTGGTGGCCGCGGGCATCGGCACGGGCCTTTACCTGTTGCAGGATTTTTTGCGGAAATTGCTGCTGACCCAGCAACGGGCCGGGCGGGCGCTGTTGCTGGACGGCCTCACGAATGCCGGGCAACTGCTGTTGCTGGGGGGAAGCCACTGGCTGGGTACGTTGTCGCTGCTATCGGCGCTCTGGATCGTGGGCCTCACGTTTCTGCCTTCCGTGGCGCTGGGGCTGGTGGGGCTACGGCCCGGCCGGTTTCGGGTAGCGTCGCTCACGCTGGTGGGGCAACACCACCGGCAGCAGGGCGGCTGGATGCTCCTCTCGGCGCTCACGCAGTGGCTGGCGGGCAACTTCTTCGTGCTGGCGGCGGGCTGGTGGCTGGGCGCGGCGGCCCTGGGCGCGCTGCGGCTGGCGCAGTACATCTTCGGGCTGCTCAACGTGCTGTTGCAGGCGCTGGAAAGCTACGTGCTGCCCCGGGCCGCCCAACTGGCGCCGACGCCCGACGCCCTGATCACGTACCTGCGGCGGGTGCTGCTCAAAAGCCTGCTTGGGTTTGGGCCGATCCTGCTGCTGCTCACGATCGGGGCCGAGCCGCTGCTCACCTTCGCGGGCGGGGCCGACTACCGGGCCTTTGCCTACGTCATGTACGGACTCACGGCGGTCTATGTGCTGGTCGTCAGCAGCTACCCCATCCGGCTGCTGCTGCGGGTCCGGCAACTCAACCGGCACTATTTCGTCGGTTACGCGCTGGCGACCCTCGGCAGCCTTAGCACCGCCTCCTGGCTCATCGGAAACTACGGACTCGCGGGCGTGCTGGCGGGGCTGTTTCTCACGCAAGTCATCCTGCTGGCCTACTGGCTGCTGGTCTTACAACACAACGGTTTATCTCCATGGAAATCATTCACCTTATTCTCGGCAAGGCCAATCCGGCCCGAATGA
- a CDS encoding glycosyltransferase family 4 protein has translation MEIIHLILGKANPARMNGVNKVVHELATQQQQAGFAVEVWGFSANPVHDYPERTYTTRLFNASRNPFGIDTAWKRAIRHHKPTVVQLHGGFVPRFYAAARFLQQEQIPYLITPHGNYNWHALQRSRLRKRLYFSLFERPLLLGASAIHALGQSEIDGLQRIFPNQKSVLIPYGFSATTPPIPRVSSDFVVGFCGRLDSDHKGLDRLLDGFAQFRQTAPNARLWLLGDGPHRAQLTSQANALGLGEAVTFWGSQFGDDKLRLLQQCSVFVHASRYEGLPVAVLEAASLGIPCLISEATNVGDAVRSFGAGCVVKQGTADEVADGLARLYQQWQTDGLTSLQQNARRMVDDAFNWPRQLDLFDQLYRLISHRPLA, from the coding sequence ATGGAAATCATTCACCTTATTCTCGGCAAGGCCAATCCGGCCCGAATGAACGGGGTCAACAAAGTCGTGCATGAGCTGGCTACGCAACAGCAGCAGGCTGGCTTTGCCGTTGAAGTCTGGGGCTTCTCGGCCAACCCCGTCCACGACTACCCCGAACGTACCTACACCACGCGCCTGTTCAACGCCAGCCGAAATCCGTTCGGGATTGACACCGCCTGGAAGCGAGCCATTCGGCACCATAAACCCACCGTGGTGCAGTTGCACGGCGGCTTTGTGCCCCGGTTCTACGCCGCCGCGCGGTTCCTGCAACAGGAGCAGATTCCGTACCTGATTACGCCCCACGGCAACTACAACTGGCACGCTCTGCAACGGAGCCGCCTGCGCAAACGGCTTTACTTTTCCCTCTTCGAACGCCCGCTGCTGCTGGGTGCCAGTGCCATTCACGCGCTGGGGCAAAGCGAAATCGACGGGCTGCAACGCATTTTTCCAAACCAGAAATCGGTGCTGATTCCCTACGGTTTTTCGGCCACTACGCCCCCCATCCCGCGCGTGTCGTCCGATTTCGTCGTGGGCTTCTGCGGACGGCTGGATAGCGACCACAAAGGGCTCGACCGGCTGCTCGATGGCTTTGCACAGTTTCGCCAGACAGCCCCCAATGCCCGACTGTGGCTGCTGGGCGACGGCCCTCACCGCGCCCAACTCACCAGTCAGGCCAATGCGCTCGGGCTGGGCGAGGCAGTCACGTTCTGGGGCAGTCAGTTTGGCGATGATAAGCTGCGCCTGCTCCAGCAGTGTAGTGTGTTTGTGCACGCCTCGCGCTACGAAGGTTTGCCGGTCGCGGTGCTCGAAGCCGCTTCGCTGGGCATTCCCTGCCTGATCTCGGAGGCCACCAACGTGGGCGATGCCGTCCGGTCGTTTGGGGCGGGGTGCGTGGTGAAGCAGGGCACCGCGGATGAGGTGGCCGACGGCCTCGCGCGCCTCTACCAGCAGTGGCAGACCGACGGGCTCACGAGCCTGCAGCAAAACGCCCGGCGGATGGTCGACGATGCCTTCAACTGGCCCCGTCAGCTCGACCTGTTCGACCAGTTGTACCGGCTCATTAGCCATCGCCCACTCGCCTAA
- a CDS encoding O-antigen ligase family protein produces MTLQRTTEVDHSRFLRMVSFWLTVILFIKLGGFFTWSNNIAITRVIKVISRIAMTSSIWWLYRVIIKRGAVASFGWQHSLSPLLYSAYLLLGFVSITWSTDPGYSGLQWFMDFEGLVFCYYFIACFILLDHFFAGSMVKMYQVVGNAVMMMISIFLVGMYVDPDTFYRLTHGGEEARLGGFIMNPNELGMLCAVGVSCFIFNFYRQHRVVWTIVKIGLLMWAIVLTGSRSSTIGCLLIAFFHIRQSSNTRLKLMMYAGAVLAVPVAVEKLLIKENGGGLDEVMSMTGRLPFWTALITEGLPRAPFFGFGFMRIAKTDYFQGEHVFTYAAKMTHNTFIQVLMNLGFVGFTIVFFQLLFTIRGFLQVAEREKSLICVGILIPIMINSFTEFGIFGETNYGILFYQLLIFYISLSVNPRLTPGERLYLRRRRPELVGA; encoded by the coding sequence ATGACCCTCCAACGCACCACCGAGGTCGACCATAGCCGTTTTTTGCGGATGGTCAGTTTCTGGCTCACCGTCATTCTGTTCATCAAACTGGGCGGCTTCTTTACGTGGAGCAACAACATCGCCATCACGCGGGTCATCAAAGTGATCAGCCGGATCGCCATGACGAGTTCCATCTGGTGGTTGTATCGGGTCATCATTAAACGCGGGGCGGTGGCGTCGTTTGGCTGGCAGCATAGCCTCTCGCCGCTGCTGTATTCGGCCTACCTGCTGCTTGGTTTCGTCTCCATCACCTGGTCCACCGACCCCGGCTATTCGGGGCTGCAATGGTTCATGGATTTCGAGGGGCTGGTGTTCTGCTATTACTTCATCGCCTGCTTTATCCTGCTCGACCATTTCTTTGCGGGGAGCATGGTGAAGATGTATCAGGTGGTCGGCAACGCCGTCATGATGATGATCTCCATCTTCCTGGTCGGCATGTACGTCGATCCCGACACCTTTTACCGGCTTACCCACGGTGGCGAAGAGGCCCGGCTCGGCGGGTTCATCATGAACCCCAATGAGCTCGGCATGCTCTGCGCGGTGGGCGTCTCCTGCTTCATCTTCAACTTCTACCGGCAGCACCGCGTCGTCTGGACGATCGTCAAGATCGGGTTGCTGATGTGGGCGATCGTCCTGACCGGCTCGCGCTCGTCGACCATCGGCTGTCTGCTGATCGCCTTTTTCCACATTCGGCAGTCGTCCAACACCCGCCTCAAGCTGATGATGTATGCCGGGGCCGTGCTGGCGGTGCCGGTAGCCGTGGAAAAGCTGCTGATCAAGGAAAACGGCGGTGGCCTCGACGAGGTGATGAGCATGACCGGCCGTCTGCCGTTCTGGACGGCGCTGATTACCGAAGGCCTCCCCCGGGCGCCTTTCTTCGGCTTCGGGTTTATGCGCATTGCCAAAACCGATTATTTCCAGGGCGAGCACGTATTCACCTACGCCGCCAAAATGACGCACAACACTTTCATTCAGGTGCTCATGAACCTGGGGTTTGTGGGCTTTACCATCGTCTTTTTCCAACTGCTGTTCACGATCCGGGGCTTTTTGCAGGTGGCCGAGCGCGAAAAGAGCCTTATCTGCGTGGGTATTCTCATTCCCATCATGATCAACTCCTTTACCGAGTTTGGCATTTTTGGCGAAACCAACTACGGCATCCTGTTCTATCAGCTCCTGATTTTTTACATCAGCCTGTCGGTCAATCCCCGCCTTACGCCCGGCGAACGGCTATACCTGCGCCGTCGTCGGCCCGAGTTGGTGGGTGCCTGA
- a CDS encoding acyltransferase has translation MKALLERIIRLRNPQFRLAPALSEYLLWAFGWQQGLALLRGSRVLLHGRNPKAMLRGRGVRFFNLPQIRWGRFLKLGDYVYCSAISTGGIQLGDHVSLGAFSRLVVSTTLDNPGQFIHLGDRVGIGEFAYLGGAGGLVIGDDCIIGQYFSCHPENHQFADPDVPIRLQGVERQPIVIGANCWIGSKVTVLSGVTIGAGSVVAAGAVVTQSFPPNSLIGGVPARLLRPRTHVPTDSVRMDVPSTDVPSMNVPDSLYANG, from the coding sequence ATGAAAGCCCTGCTCGAACGAATCATCCGGCTGCGTAACCCGCAGTTTCGGCTCGCCCCGGCGCTGAGTGAGTACCTCCTCTGGGCCTTTGGCTGGCAGCAGGGGCTGGCGTTGCTGCGGGGTAGCCGGGTGCTGCTGCACGGGCGCAACCCCAAAGCGATGCTGCGGGGCCGGGGCGTCCGGTTCTTCAACCTGCCACAGATCCGCTGGGGTCGTTTTCTGAAGCTGGGCGACTACGTCTATTGTTCGGCGATCAGCACGGGCGGCATTCAGTTGGGTGATCACGTCAGCCTGGGTGCCTTCAGCCGCCTGGTCGTCTCCACTACCCTCGACAACCCCGGCCAGTTCATCCATCTGGGCGACCGCGTGGGCATTGGGGAGTTTGCCTACCTGGGTGGTGCGGGCGGGCTCGTCATCGGCGACGACTGCATCATCGGGCAGTATTTCAGTTGCCACCCTGAAAACCACCAGTTTGCCGATCCCGACGTACCCATCCGCCTCCAGGGCGTTGAGCGGCAACCCATCGTGATTGGGGCCAATTGCTGGATTGGCAGCAAGGTTACCGTGCTCAGCGGGGTCACCATCGGTGCGGGCAGCGTCGTGGCCGCCGGGGCCGTCGTCACCCAAAGCTTTCCACCTAACAGCCTGATCGGCGGCGTACCGGCCCGGCTGCTGCGCCCACGCACCCACGTACCCACCGACTCTGTCCGTATGGACGTACCCAGTACGGACGTACCCAGTATGAACGTACCTGACTCACTGTATGCCAACGGATAA
- a CDS encoding glycosyltransferase gives MPTDNLPTVLVTTYAVNPYKGSEDGMGWHFILQIARYQRVIAVTRANNQPAIERYWDEHPDLDPLRQRIQFLYFDWPAWLRFWKKGPLLSMIYYYGWQLSLALWLRRKKLPVDLVHNVNFHNDWTPTFLWLLGKPLIWGPVGHHPPVPTAELRTHGRKAWLQDRLLWTMKRAFWTFDPWLRLSKRRAAHVLCMNEAAATALQLPAHRYSIVPSVASPPVGPAPVATDLFRVLSVGRFVALKGFTTTVRAFAQFYHQLTPSEQLRTRLTLVGSGPAEPLIRRLIAQERIGHCTDLINWLPKDEVAACYRSASVFLFPSHEGAGMVVAEAMSYGLPVVCWANEGPGRFVHPDSSLRVPDHDLAAGAAQMASHLSALLRQPTHYQHERRLALHRFETAFDWSVRGEQLHQIYQTVLSINPCVTPPVHEDQSYRCHPLIERLER, from the coding sequence ATGCCAACGGATAACCTACCCACCGTGCTGGTTACCACCTACGCCGTCAACCCCTACAAGGGGTCGGAAGACGGTATGGGCTGGCACTTTATCCTGCAAATTGCCCGTTACCAGCGGGTCATTGCCGTCACGCGGGCCAACAACCAGCCCGCCATCGAGCGCTATTGGGACGAGCACCCCGACCTGGACCCACTCCGGCAACGGATACAGTTCCTGTATTTCGACTGGCCCGCCTGGCTGCGTTTCTGGAAGAAGGGGCCGCTGCTGTCTATGATCTATTACTACGGCTGGCAGCTGAGCCTCGCCCTCTGGCTGCGGCGCAAAAAGCTCCCCGTCGACCTGGTGCATAACGTCAATTTCCACAACGACTGGACGCCCACGTTTCTGTGGCTGCTGGGTAAACCGCTCATCTGGGGGCCGGTTGGGCATCATCCGCCCGTTCCCACGGCCGAACTACGTACCCACGGCCGCAAAGCCTGGCTGCAAGACCGGCTGCTCTGGACGATGAAACGCGCCTTCTGGACGTTCGACCCGTGGCTGCGCCTGAGCAAGCGCCGCGCCGCCCACGTGCTCTGCATGAACGAGGCGGCGGCAACAGCCCTGCAACTGCCCGCTCACCGCTATAGCATCGTGCCGTCGGTGGCGTCACCGCCCGTTGGCCCGGCACCAGTAGCGACCGACCTCTTCCGGGTGTTATCGGTGGGGCGGTTTGTGGCCCTGAAAGGCTTCACCACCACCGTGCGGGCGTTTGCTCAGTTTTATCACCAGCTTACCCCCTCCGAGCAACTGCGCACCCGCCTCACGCTCGTGGGCAGTGGGCCCGCCGAACCGCTAATCCGGCGGTTGATCGCGCAGGAACGGATCGGGCACTGCACCGACCTCATCAACTGGTTGCCCAAAGACGAGGTAGCCGCCTGCTACCGCTCAGCGTCGGTGTTTCTGTTTCCGTCGCACGAAGGGGCGGGTATGGTGGTGGCCGAGGCCATGAGCTACGGCCTACCCGTTGTTTGCTGGGCCAACGAAGGCCCCGGTCGCTTTGTACACCCCGATTCGTCGCTGCGCGTACCCGATCATGACCTGGCCGCTGGTGCCGCCCAGATGGCCAGCCACCTGAGCGCGCTGTTGCGGCAACCCACCCATTACCAGCACGAACGCAGGCTGGCGCTGCATCGCTTCGAAACGGCCTTCGACTGGTCGGTACGGGGCGAGCAACTACATCAGATTTACCAAACTGTTTTATCCATAAACCCTTGCGTTACGCCACCGGTGCATGAAGACCAATCGTATCGTTGCCATCCACTTATTGAACGACTGGAGCGGTAG
- a CDS encoding glycosyltransferase family 4 protein, with protein sequence MKTNRIVAIHLLNDWSGSPLVFRQALDALRHDGYSVNLFTATPGGCGFLSDLPGVTLHPLPYRWSPTRLVTLLNYLLVQGRLFFRLLFFLRSTDRVYINTLLPFGAALAGWLRGCAVVYHVHEVSIKPRLLKAWLVAVANQTARRALFVSAYTQQQTGLRRPASQLIYNALPDSFLQQARSISSPNMVSPFTALMLCSNKAYKGIHEFVGCARSLPHIQFTLVLNAGEADVDTFVRTASPPANCFVYSAQADTIPFYQQAHVVLNLSHPTAWVETFGLTILEAMACGRPVITPTVGGICELIDHGKEGFQIDVRQLPVLVETLRRLSSDVILYRQLAAAARQRAAQFSTRTFQTRLLSAFAALDPSAALADAAHLPYPGPAQS encoded by the coding sequence ATGAAGACCAATCGTATCGTTGCCATCCACTTATTGAACGACTGGAGCGGTAGTCCGCTCGTTTTTCGGCAAGCCCTCGACGCCCTCCGGCACGACGGCTACAGCGTTAACCTCTTTACGGCCACGCCGGGCGGCTGTGGGTTCCTCAGCGACCTGCCCGGCGTTACGCTCCACCCCCTTCCCTACCGCTGGTCGCCGACCAGGCTCGTGACACTGCTGAACTACCTGCTCGTGCAGGGGCGGCTTTTTTTCAGGCTGCTGTTCTTCCTACGTTCGACCGATCGGGTCTACATCAACACGCTGCTGCCGTTTGGGGCCGCGCTGGCGGGCTGGCTGCGCGGGTGCGCGGTGGTGTATCACGTGCACGAGGTGAGCATCAAACCCCGCCTGCTGAAGGCGTGGCTCGTGGCCGTGGCGAACCAAACCGCCCGGCGAGCCTTGTTCGTATCGGCCTATACCCAACAGCAAACGGGCCTGCGCCGCCCCGCGAGCCAGCTCATCTACAACGCCCTGCCCGATTCATTTCTGCAACAGGCCCGGTCCATCAGCTCCCCCAACATGGTGTCGCCCTTTACGGCGCTGATGCTGTGTTCCAACAAAGCCTACAAAGGCATCCATGAGTTTGTGGGGTGCGCGCGCAGCCTGCCTCATATTCAATTCACGTTGGTGCTGAATGCGGGCGAAGCCGACGTCGACACGTTTGTGCGCACGGCGTCTCCCCCCGCCAACTGCTTCGTGTATTCGGCCCAGGCTGATACCATTCCGTTCTACCAGCAGGCGCACGTGGTGCTCAACCTGTCGCACCCCACGGCCTGGGTCGAAACCTTTGGGCTGACGATTCTGGAAGCGATGGCCTGCGGACGCCCCGTAATCACGCCCACCGTGGGTGGCATCTGCGAGCTGATCGACCACGGGAAGGAAGGCTTTCAGATCGACGTCAGGCAGTTGCCGGTGCTGGTAGAAACCCTGCGGCGGCTCTCGTCCGACGTTATCCTGTACCGCCAACTGGCCGCGGCCGCGCGCCAGCGGGCAGCTCAGTTCTCAACGCGTACGTTCCAGACCCGGCTGCTCAGCGCGTTTGCGGCGCTCGATCCATCGGCGGCCCTTGCCGATGCCGCGCACTTGCCCTACCCCGGTCCGGCGCAAAGCTAG